GTCTATGTATTCAATCGTCACTCGCTTGGTCTGTTCCTGGGGGAGGACAGCGTCGCGATCGAGATTGCTCAGCACATCAACAACGTGGTGCTGTGGTCGTTCATCCTGTTCGGCTTCACCATTGTCGTGTTCGGCGCCGTGCGCGCCACGGGCGCCGTCATGGCGCCGCTGGTCATTCTGTTCGTGTCGATGTGGCTGATCCGGCTGCCGTTCGCGTGGCTGCTCGGCCCGCACATCGGCGCCGAATCGATCTGGTGGAGCTTCCCGCTCGGCTCGGTGGTGTCGGTGCTGCTTTCGTTTGGCTACTACCGATATGGCAATTGGCGCCGCAGCCATATCCTGCCGGTCGCGCCACATCCGGAAGCGGTGGGGAATGCACCCGATACCAGCATGGGTGTGCCATGCGAGGATGCCGATGCGGGCGCGGAAGCCGATGAGGGAGTCGCACGACAACCTTCCTAATGCATCCAGACAGGTTTCTGAATGTATGGATGAGAGACATTTGATCGCGTCGCTTACGCACCGCCCGGCGGTGTAAGCAAGTCGAAAGCTGCGCGGCATCCTCTGCCGCGCAGTGCCGCGCCAATCCGCGTTCTTCCCTTTCAAACACCTTTCCACGTCGTCTTTCATTTAACTTTCAGTGGTGCATTCGGTTGCCCACTGAATACATCATAACGTGATGGAAATGAAAAATCGACGCGAGCGCTGAGGATTGGGGGATACCCTACACCCCAGACAAATGAAAGGAGCCTGAAAGTTCCCGACTCTACTGTTCGCTGCGATGAACGTGTCGAAGTTGATACGTTCGCCGTGGAGATGCCCCAGAGCCGGTGTGTCGCACGGTGCCGCAATTCACAACCTTGAGGAGAATCGTTTTGCGCATACGCAGCCAAAAGGACTTTGCCTCCGGCCTGATGTTTATTCTGGTCGGTCTGGGCTTTTCCTTCGTCGCGCGCGGCTACAGCATGGGGACGGCCGCCAAGATGGGCCCCGGTTACTTTCCGTTCCTGCTTGGCCTAGTACTGGCCATCCTGGGCGCGCTAGTGTTGATGGGGTCGTTGTCGTCGAAGGGTGAGGAAGATCAACTTGCCCGCTGGGATCTGAAGACGCTTCTGTGGATTCTCGGCTCCGTCGTGCTGTTCGGCCTGTTGCTCAAGCCGCTCGGCATGGTGCTGTCGGTGTTCGTGCTGGTGATGGTGTCGTCGATGGCCAGCCATGAGTTCAGCTGGAAGGGTGCCCTGCTCAACAGCGTGGTGCTCGTGCTGATCGCCCTGGGCGCCTTCGTGTACGGCATCAACCTGCAGATGCCGGTCTGGCCTGCCTTCATTACCGGCTAAGGAGTCGCCCGAAATGGAATTGTTTGACCATCTTGCCCTGGGCTTCTCCACGGCATTGTCGCTGCAAAACCTCGCGTACGCGTTCCTGGGCTGCGTGCTCGGGACGCTGATCGGCGTGCTTCCGGGCCTTGGGCCTCTGGCAACCATCGCCATGCTGCTGCCGGTGACGTACTCGCTGCCGCCGGTGGCCGCGCTGATCATGCTGGCCGGTATTTACTACGGTGCGCAGTATGGCGGTTCGACCACCGCTATTCTGGTGAACCTGCCGGGCGAATCGTCGTCGGTGGTGACCACGATCGACGGCTACCAGATGGCACGTCGTGGCCGCGCCGGTGTGGCGCTGGCTACTGCTGGCCTTGGTTCGTTCTTCGCTGGCTGCGTGGCCACGCTGATCCTGGCTGCGTTCGCTACACCGCTGTCGGAACTGGC
This genomic interval from Cupriavidus metallidurans CH34 contains the following:
- a CDS encoding tripartite tricarboxylate transporter TctB family protein translates to MRIRSQKDFASGLMFILVGLGFSFVARGYSMGTAAKMGPGYFPFLLGLVLAILGALVLMGSLSSKGEEDQLARWDLKTLLWILGSVVLFGLLLKPLGMVLSVFVLVMVSSMASHEFSWKGALLNSVVLVLIALGAFVYGINLQMPVWPAFITG